A window of Sorex araneus isolate mSorAra2 chromosome 3, mSorAra2.pri, whole genome shotgun sequence genomic DNA:
tgtttgggggccacacctggtggtgtgcctcgtgtggtttgggggaccaggattgaacccgggtcagctgcatgcaaggcaagcgattACACATTGCACTGTGTCTCTGCTGTGAGTGTAGACGTCACGGCCACGAGAACCAGGGGCTTCTCTGCAGAGCGGGGTCTGGGATCTGGTCAGATCAGGAATGCGCCTccttgggagaggaaggggaCGCTGGTCCCACGCCCGCCACCCCTCTGGCCTTGGAAGACAGGATTAGGGCTTGTACGCGTGCTGACTGCATCTGCTCTCTTCCTTGCCCTGTCTGCGGGCTGTCGGTGAGCTGtggttgccccccaccccccagcactgtcaggggaACCTTAAGAGGGATTccgacccccccacacccccgctcAGAGAAAAGGCACTGTAGCCTGTGATGGGCAGTTGTGTCGGGCTGAGGGGCCCCTGCTCTGGTGCAGCTTTCGGGGCCCCGTGTTTGCAGAGCCTAGTGGTTTGCAGAGCCGCTAGGCCCCCTTCACCCCACTGCTCTTCCCAGCTGGGGGCTGCCCGCTGCCCTTTCCCGTGCTGCCCCCTGGCCGTGAGCCTCCTGGGCTCGGTGGGAGCACTCTGCCCCGGCTTCCCTCTCCCGCTGGGCCTGGAGCACTGTCCTGCAGGCTTGcgggagatcctggtggtgaccCTGCTTTGCTCTGACGAGCATCTCAGTGCGGGCCGGACGTCCATCGTTCCGTGTTCCTCCCCTCCAGCAGGGCGGTGGGGCTGACATCCGGGGTCGTCTCTGGCCAGCCccggagagcagggctggggcagccTCCCCGCAGTCGGCCTGCACGGATGGGCACACGTGTGCAAGGACATACCTCTGCACACACGCATGCCCGCACCCCGCACTTACTCGGGCTGCCTTCCTGCCTGCACACGCACAAGCAGGCAcgccagggagccagggagggctGGGCGGGCGACCAAAAGCAGGAACCGCCCGGAGCTGATTGCcgtggggggagcagaggggcggGCGGGATAGGCAGTGCGACTCTGACGACCGGATGGACCATGGCGCCGAGGCACGATGAGGCAGATGGTGAGTTCTGACTTGGAATACTGCGTGAAGACGCCTTCAGGGGTCTGCAAGCCCAGGGGCATGGGGGTGCCTGGGGGGGCAGAGAGCCATCTGGGCTCATGCGAGGATGCGGCTGTGGGTGTGAGGAaccaggaggaggggaaggggcgcTCCATGCACACTTAGAACTCTGATACAAATGGTATATATACTTGGtttggtggactggagtgatagcacagcaggtagggcatttgccttgcatgcggcggacccgggttcgattcctccgcccctctccgagagcccggcaagttaccgagagtatcctgcccgcacggcggagcctggcaagctacccgtggcgtattctatgccaaaaacagtaacaacaagtctcacaatggagacattactggtgcccgctcgagcaaattgatgaacaatgggacgacagtgctacagtgctacttggtttgggagccacagctggcagtactcaggagtaactcccggctctgcactcaggagttactcctggcagtgctgggggaccgtatggggtgccaggatggaacctgcaGTGTGCAAGGTGAGTGTTCCACCCGCTGTCCTTGGCTCCGCCTCCCAGAACTCTGGGGTTTGGAGGAGCACGTGTCTTTCTCATGGGACCACTGGGCCTTTGTACGTGCTGCAGCTCAGGCCAACGCAGTCTGCtcgtggggcaggcaggggcgaCCTCAGCAGGGACAGTGAGCAGGCCAGTCCTGCAGCCCCTGTGCGCCAGTGAGAAAAAACCACCCTCTAGACCAGTGGGAAAAGGACCAAGGCTTGGTTTGAGCAGAAGAGagcctctgctgccccctgctggaagCTTCTCATGGTGCACACACCCGCCTCCGTGTGCGGGACCTGGACGGGCCTCCTCGCTAGCAGATGCTCTCGTCCAAGTGCGTGACCTGCTCAGATGTGCATGACAGCCCCAGGCTCAGCGTCACATGACCCCAGACTACCCTGTGCCCCCCTTTTCACCTGGTCGGCGTGGGATAAACCCTCTGAACTTTTCAGGCCTGTGGGGGGCTTCGGGCCAGCTGAGTCTTCCCTTCTGTCCCTCGCCTGGGGGTGCAGGTCAGAGACTCCAGCACACAAGGCTTAGGCCCACGAGCACTGTCTGTGGTGCAGGGATGTGGCAGGCCTAGCAGGGGCTCTGGCCCGCTGACCACACGGTTGTCCACCCCTCTCGGGACCATGTTCTCCCCTTCTGCAGCACAGTGGAACTTGATCACccccggagcccagagccaggacacTTGACCCCTACCCGCAGgtgccccccaaagcaggaccatCAGCCCTGTGGCTGGCGGCACcgagggccagggaggtagtacGGGgccagggcgcttgcctcgcacacagcggacggaggtgtgatccctggaactacatacggtcccctgagccaggccaggagtgatctctgagcgctgTGGGGTGTGATTCCCCAGCAAAACAATAGACCATCGAGAAAACAGAATACAACCTGGACTTTTTTTTATTAGACtaggaaatataatttatttcataaaaattaattttgttacaaTAAGAATGGCAAACAGTATGTACAGGTCGTCATTTACAGAATaaacagaggcagggttggggcagTCCCTGGACAGAGGGCCATGTCCGTGACCTGGGCAGGGGGTCCAGCCCTTTGTCCCCAGGACAGCTGCTCCATCGCCGCCCCTCGAGGGCTCAGCTGCCTGCCACCTGCGGGGCGGTTCCGCCGACAGGGAGGGACCCCCAAGCCCTCGGAGGCTGGCAGCTGGGAGAGCTGGGATGGGGTACCCCAAGAGAAGGCAGAGGAGAGGCACGTGGAGGAGACACAACGGACCCTGTGACAGAGAGAGGGCGGGCGGTGGGCACCCAGGGGAGGGgagcacacacgcgcgcacacggacacacacacccACTAACATGGCTCAgtcacatggacacacacacaaacatgcgcTCAGCCACATGGACatacgcacgcatgcacacgctcACATGCAGACACGCACTCACATAGCCAtgtgcacagacatgcacacacatacatagtcatatgcacagacacacgcatagacacattcacatacacaagTGGACACGTCGTCCCAAGTGGCACCTTCTGCCCCCGGGTGAATGTGTGCGTGTCGCACACGCAGCCGTGCATGCAGTGTGGGGGGACCCGCAAGCCCGAGCTTCCAGGCCCGAGCTGCAGAAACGCCCCTGCGCCCAGCGGACGGACGGAGCAAACTTCCTGCTGTCCCCACGGAGCTGCCCGGGCCTCCCTCGAGGCTCCGGCCCACTGGCCTGTTCCCTGGGGCCTGGCACACACTCCCAGCTCCCACCCAGGCACTGAGCAGtagggcgggaggggaggagggtccAGGGCCGAGTGGCTGGGATGCCCCGAGGCTGCCCAGCACAGCCCCGCAGAGCCCACAGGGTCTATGCCAGCAGTGGAGGGCCCAGGGAAGGCAGCCAGatgcctgaggtcacacagcagctTCAGGGCAAAGATGGGGCCTGAGCACTGGCCGTGGGAGTCCAGGCTGCTGGGGCATTTTAGTGCCCGTGCTGGAAAGGCTCCACACAGCTGTAGTTCGGGGTGACCGGGGCCCCACAGACGGCCTCTGGCCCAGGGTAGCATCCAGACAGGGCCCCGGGGTGTAGGGTCGTGGCGTCCGTTTGAGAGGCCCCGTCCACGCAGCCAGACAGAAATAAGGACGTGCTCTGGCCTCCTCCTGCTGGCCCAACCCGGACACGGGGGGGAACCTGGACGCCCCCGAGTCCACAGCAGGGCGCCAGACTGGGTCACTGCTGGGATGGCTGTCCCACGTTCCCTCCCAGGGGTCCTGGGCGTCCCTGCGGGGGCTCAGCGCCTTCCTGAGCTGCCAGGGAGAACTGGACGTGCTGGGCCTGGGTGCCAGGGGGTCCCAAAGGGACCTCAGTGTCCTGGACAGGCTGCGGGCTTGGTCCCGTGTTCTCTGAACCCTTCTCCCTCGAGGGTCCCAGACTGCAGAGGTGAAAGGGGATGCCCTGGGgcacgcccctcccctgccccgcatCCCTGTGTCTGTTCCCCCGAACTGCTCCTTTACGAGGGAGACACCGCGGCCAAGGCAGGGGGGTCCTGGGCCACaggccgtgggcggggctgtcTGGGCACAGGGAATGGACGCCCACAGCCCCCTGTGACTTCCTAGCTTTTTCTCGACTAAGACCCCACTTCCAGGCCACACCCCTAGCCCAGAGGCACCAGCACATGACTGGGAGGCTTGCAGCTGGCCCGGCCACCCCAGGCTGGTCACTGCGCAGTCCAGCAGCCTGGGGGGAGCTCCTCCAGGGCATGGGGgcccccctctgccccagccctcAGGGCAGCCAGGCCACTGGACCCAGCACTGGCTCACCGTGTTAGAGGGACACTCGGGAGCAGAGCTGAAACCCCAGCTGATGCCCACAGTGACCCCGTGCAGgttcccgccctccctccccacacacctgcatgcacgcacgcacatcCACACACgcggacacacatgcacacaggcacacttgCTCCTGCCAAGCCAGGAGCACATCCACACgcaacaaaaatgttatttttgtgggttttttttttttcattttctttctttttttttccttttttcttaaaaaggacTTATCCAGGTATCTGGATAATAAATCATTTGCGTTTCCTAAGAAACTGGGGCTTTTCTTTTCCCTGGTGGTTTTGGTGTTGTTCTTCCTTGAGCCTCGCTAGCCACTGAAACatgctcccttcctctcttcttcctgttccCTCTGGCCGGGAGGAAGCCGTTGGCCGGACTGGACTTGACTCTTCTAAGAGGAAAACGGTCTTGAAAGGAGGGAGTGACGCTAGATCAGAGACCCAGGAAGCAGACGAAGAAGGAAACGCAGGCCTGCACGGCGGGcctgggtgggcgggcgggggcctCGCTGCTGgctttttcccccaccccccaggtccAGCCCCCGGGCCCCGAGGGAGAAGCCAGGGGAGAGAGACGCAGGCTGGAAGGAGCAGTCCTCGCGAGGACAAAGCACATGATTTCCTAAGGCTGGTTGTggtctggggaggaggaggaggaggaggaggaggaggaggagggccggGCGGGAGAGGCCGTGGGCAGCCGTGGCCCAGCTCAGCCCGTGGGAGGCTGCCCTGGCCCCGGTGCTGCCCCCTGCCGGGCCTCAGCAGTCGCCGTCGGTGGTCATGGCCACCAGCATCTCGCTCTTGCCCATCTCCTCCAAGGCACTGGCCAGGCTGTTGAGGTCCCCGTCGTCCTGCTGCTGCGCTTCCCACAGGTCCAGGATCACGCCTGTGGGGCTCGCTTTGGTGGCGAAGTAGTTCAGGTACCTGGTCCGAGGGTGGGGAGGGTCTAAGGCCCAGAACCTCCAGGGGAGATGGAGCAtggcggggcggggtggcgggggctGGCTGGCCTCTGGGGTCCCAGAATCTCTGCTCCTCTGCCTGCCCGGCTGTGTGGCTCTGGGCAAGTGACTGCGCCTCTCTGAGCCCCAGTTTCAGCCTCTCTGAAATGGGACCAGTCCTGGTCATCATCACTcactgctgttgttgttttggggccacacccaggaatactcaggggtcactcctggcagtgcttggggaaccatatggggtgctggggcttgaataATCCAGGCCGGCCGCGGGCaagcaaaggccctccccactgtgccatggctccggcccctcactgGGGGCATCGTGGACAGACTCGGGTCCCTGGGAGCCAAGCTCGTCATTCCCTGCCCTTCCCGGGGTTCCTGCTGTCCGCCCCACCCTGCGCGGTCTGGAGTGTGTACACGCAGGGCCGGTGGGCCGCTGGGGACAGACCCCGCCCCTCGAAGCCCCTGCGGGTTCTCTGGGTCCAGGGCTGCTGGCCGGCTCCACCCGGCGTGGCCAGGCTGGGGGGACGCAGACGGGCCGCTGGAGCCCGCACTCACCGGTCCATGGAGAGCTTCTGCGCCAGCAGCCGCCAGTCGTTGCCCCGCGCGCTGGGGGCGTCCAGGCTGTTGCAGATCTTCTGGCGGATGGACAGGGGGATCTTGAAGGCATACGGTCCCAGCTGCGTGGTGACGGCGCTGCTGGGGGCGGAGCAGAGGGCGTCCAGGGAGCCAGCGGGGGTCTGGGGGAGCGAGGCCAGGGTGTGAGGGCGGGCGGCCTCCCCTGCACGGCCCCCTCCGCTGCTGCCCTTGGTTGCCTTCACACCCCTTCCTCCAGGCAGGCTCTGGGCCTTCTCCCTGGCTGGGGTCAGCTCCCAGTGAACAGtcctggctggtcaggcagaggtGACCACTGCCTAATGTGGACAAGACTTGCCGTGGCCACGCGGAGCCCCGAGGGGCAGAGCTGGGTTCTGAGACCCGGGCTGTGTGAACTGCCCCCTACTGGGCAGTGGTGGACAGAGGGGCCGCTTGGCTCTGACCCGGCCATACGGCTCTGAAGGGGGCACGGGGTCTGGATGCGTGGACAGTGGGGCTGGCCCCGGGCGGCACAGGCTGGAGCCCTCTGCCCGGTGTCACCTGGCCAGTGGCCAGTGCCTGCTGTGTCCGGGGCACTGAGTAAGGGGAGCTGCCCACGAGACCCGGCCCTGGGGCCACACGGGGTGCCCCGCCTCACCCCGGCCAGCGTGGTGTGCAGCTGGAAGATCTGGCCTTCGCCCTCCACCTGCCGCACGCAGATCTTGCAGGAGAACTCGGTGGCGGCCAGGCTGTGCCTCTCGAGCGTGAAGGTGCAGTGCAGGGCCTTCTGGCTGCCGCTCCAGACGTGGCCGAAGGGGATCTCCTGTGGGGCAGCCGTGGGGACGCCTGTCAcgccccctcctccaggcaggctCCAGGCCTACAGCCCTGACCCTGGCTGGCTCTGGAGCGTGGGGCGAGGTGTGGACAGGCACGGAGGGGTACCTGGTACTTGGCCAGCAGCTTGCTCCGCCAGTGCGCGTGCGGGAGGTCGTGCAGCGAGAGGCGCAGGTTGTGGTAGGTGTCTTTGAACAGCAGTGGCTTGGGCTCCTCCACCAGGAAGCCGCCCAGGCTCCGCTCCAGCTCCAGCACCTCCTGCAGACGGGCCACGAGAGGACGGTCAGCGGGGAGCCTGGACACTGGGGACGACGccaggggccagggccagagccgCGGGAGGCAGGACAGGCTGGCTGGGACAGGGCCCCGGACGCTCTGCGCTCTCCTGGGTGCGTCCAGGTGGgatggggtcctggggctgggaggcGCGGGTGGGACGGGAAGTGCTGCTCCTCGGGCGGCCCTGTCCGGCCCCCGTCACGGCCCTGGCCAGGCCTCGGGCACAGCCCCTTGCTGGACGCGGAGCCcagtcccctctcccttctctgcccCAGCTCCTGGGCCTGTCAGCTCGGAgccctgatgatgccttcagagaTTCCCATGCCCTCTGTGtccctctcccagcagtgctcagggattactcatgacccagtgctcagggaccactccaggtAGGGTGCAGGGAAATAGGCCatactagggatcgaacctgagctgTCCACGTCCAAGGGCCTGAacccctgaaccatctctctggccccggcacATCCCCTGACTGCAGGGTTCTGACACAGATGCTTAGggaacagagggaggaagggagagagagaggaagggagggagggaaggcaggaaggaaggaaaggggaagaaacgagagaaggaaggaagggagggaggatggcgGGCGAGCGGGTGGAGGGTGAAGGAAGGACAAGGGGAGAAGGGTGGCGGGGTGAAGGGGCGAGGGGAGCAGGCGAGCAGGtggaggggcgaggggaggcGGGCGAGCAGATGGAAGGGCGAGGTGAGGCGGGCGAGCAGGtggaggggcgaggggaggcGGGTGAGCAGGTGGAAGGGCGAGGGGAGGCGGGCGAGCAGGTAGAAGGGCGAGGGGAGGTGGGCAAGCAGGTGGAGGGGCGAGGGGAGGAGGGCGAgcaggtggaggggtgaggggaggagggcgagcaggtggaggggcgaggggaggagggcgagcaggtggaggggtgaggggaggagggcgagCAGGTGGAGGGGCGAGGGGAGGAGGGCGAGCAGGTGGAGGGGCGAGGGGAGGAGGGCGAGCAGGTGGAGGGGCGAGGGGAGGAGGGCGAGCAGGTGGAGGGGCGAGGGGAGCGGGCGAGCAGGTGGAGGGGCGAGGGGAGGAGGGCGAGCAGGTGGAGGGGCGAGGGGAGGAGGGCGAGCAGGTGTAGGGGCGAGGGGAGCGGGCGAGCAGGTGGAGGGGCGAGGGGAGGAGGGCGAGCAGGTGGAGGGGCGAGGGGAGCGGGCGAGCAGGTGGAGGGGCGAGGGGAGGAGGGCGAGCAGGTGGAGGGGCGAGGGGAGGAGGGCGAGCAGGTGTAGGGGCGAGGGGAGCGGGCGAGCAGGTGGAGGGGCGAGGGGAGCGGGCGAGCAGGTGGAGGGGCGAGGGGAGCGGGCGAGCAGGTGGAGGGGCGAGGGGAGGAGGGCGAGCAGGTggagggaggcgggtggggggtgagggaggaggctgtGCGGGGGCGGGCCCTCTGGCGGCACCTTCAGGGCCAGGGGCGTGTCCTCCAGGCAGTAGACCCTGAGGCTGTACTCGAGTGAGGTGCAGAGCGCGGGTGCGAAGATGGCCAGCTGCAGCCGCTTGATGGCCGAGCGGGAGTAGGACTCGCCGGTGAGCACGTAGGTGCCCAGCTGGTCCAGCAGGACGTGGCAGGCCCGCGCCTCCAGCTGGCAGTAGCAGGGGGTGCTCAGTGTCTCCTCGTCCAGGGTCACCACCTCCTGCGGGGGCCGGCAGGCGGGCTCAGGCCCGAGGAACCCCGGCCTCcggcctcccgcctcccgccggccggccccgccctcaCCTCCCAGTGGCCCTGGTGGGCCTGAGTCTTGAGCTGGAAGATCCAGTCGCCGGCGCTGGCCTCGGCGCAGTGGGGCACGGTGAGGACCACGGGGCGGCACAGCAGGAGGCCCGTGGGCCCGCAGGTCACCGCGGGGCTCAGCACTGTCTGCGTCCCCtcggagagggggctggggcggggcagaGAGCTCAGCCTCCGTGGGGCCCgctgccctcccccccgccccccacgcagCGCCAGCCGGCCCAGATGCCCGGAGACCCTGCTCTGGCGGCTTCCAAGAGGCGCtgccctccagggtgccccgagACGCGTGTGGAAGCAGCAGAGACACCTGCACACCTGTCCCGCGCATCCGGGGCGCCCACCTGGGTTTCATCACGGACACCCCACGTGGTCCTTGAGCctggctaggagtgatccctgagcactgctggtgtggcctcccagacaccccccaccaaaaaaaaaaaagtaaaaaaaaattggcacaTTTGTGAAGCAAAGTACGACAAAAAAAGATCAATAAAGAAACTCCCGGAAGCCCTCGCAATGTCTCACGGCTGTTCTGTGTGCAGTGgctgtcttggggccacacctgtggtgctcatgggtcacccttggcagtgctcagggatcctgacagtgctcaggggtcacccctggcagtgctcaggaaatatgCCAGAACggggatcagctgcgtgcaaggcaagtaagtgccttccccgctgggcCCTCTCCGGCCCACGCGTGCTCGTGTGAATGCCTGTTCTCTCGCTGCAGGCTGACTCCATGTTCTCCCCTGGCCTGGGGCCACTCTGGGTGCTGTGTGACGAGAGCGAGCACCACCACTCGCTTCCTTCACACAGAGACACTCGGCCCTTCTCGCTGGCTCTGAAACCCCCCGGGAGTCGGGCGTCCGCCCTCAGTCTCATCGCCGGCGGCTTACGCTCGGTCATGCTATTCTGCACACTATGAATGTGGCCAGAATTAAGCTCCGGCAACGTTCTCCTGGGAGGTGGGGGCCTTTAGGCcttggaggggggctggggcgggggtctgGGGAGAGGGCCCAATACTCACAGGGTGCTCTCTGCCTTGTTGATGATGAGGTACATCTCGTAGAACTTGCCCTGCGGGATGGCTCCGTTGGGCACCAGCAGGCTGACTCCTGGGGAGAGAGGTCATCAGCGACCAGCTGGAGGGAGCGTGGGTGTTCAGGGCGGGGGGAGGACACCTGAGCTCAGGACATGGGGGCGCAGTGGCTGGGACTGGGGGAGAATCTGGTGAGCAGAAGCCGGCCGTGCCACAGCTGGGCTGTCTGGGCACCCGGGGCCCCTGGCAATGCCAAGGAGAGGTGGAGACGGGCTGGGAGGGGCCTGCGGGTCCCATAGCAGCTCCGGCACGGGCACAGCATGTGACACGAGAAACTGCCACGGTGCCCTGGCATggtgccctgggcctgcccctgcactcagtCTGCCTTGAGACACTGGCCCGGCACCTCGCGGGCGTCGATCCAACAgagtgggaaactgaggccccaatATTCCCGGTTCTTTGTGGAGCAGAGGCTTGGGGAGCAATTATCTttgttttggctttctgggtcacacccggcgatgctcaggggtcactcctgactctgcactcaggaatcactcctggtgggtgctcaggggactgcctgggatgttggggactgaacctgggccggccgtgtgcaaggccagcggcctccccgctgtcctatcgctccggccccccagagaACAACTTCTTCCCACTGTGGGGTCCTCGCTTTTCCCAGATgtgaggggcgcggggggcggtgaggggggtGCCTACCTGTCCCGGGGATGCTCAGCCTGCCGCCCAGGCAGCCGAAGGTGCCGCTGACGCTCGTCCCCGGCTCGCGGTGCAGCCCCGGGAGCTGCTGGGAGCCGAGGCTGGTGCCTCGCAGGAAGTTGGGGTCCCTCGGGAAGTCTTCAGGGTAGGTGCCGGGCGGCAGCACCCCCAGCAGGTCGGCGCCGTCAGGCAGGCTGGGCACGGAGCCCGTGGTGCCCGAGCTGTACACCTTGATCTTCAGGCTGGGCAGTGGGTCCAGCAGCGGCGAGTTGGTCATGGGGATCTTGTCGGCCGAGTCCTGCAGGGCATACACTGGCCCATGGTAGATGCCCGCGCCGACGGTGAGGTCCGGGGGCACGCTGGGGTGCAGCAGCTGCGGGTGgtctgggggcgggagggcacgGTCAGGCCCAGCCGGGCTCCCTGGCCTAGTGCCAGCCTCTGCCCCGCCAGGGACCCTCCCGGTGCTGGCGGGACACTCTGGGCCCTGCGGCCGACTTCTCCCTTCCCCGTCTGCGGTCCCATTGCCCGCACGGCGCCAGCTGCAGGCTCCCCTCACCCACCCGCCGGGCCCCCATCCTTACTGGGTCGCACAGTCTTGAAGTTGACCGGGTGGAAGCCCCCGGTGAGGGCGGCTGAGGAGTCGGTGATGTCCGAGTCGAAGTCGCGGCAGTTCCGGCGGTACAGCACCACGGCCACCACCACGAGCACAGCCACGGCCACCAGGACAGACACCACGAGGCCGGCGTACAGCGCCACGTCCcccggggcctccagggctgtgcgggcaggagagcaggtgagcccggggcccgggggctAGGGGCGGTGGGTCTGGGCCCCGGCCACCCTCAGGGCCTGTTGGAAAACGGTGTCCAGAGGACACTCCCTCCCGGCGGGCAGTGACGGGCAGAGGGGCCTGGACGGTGCCCTAGAGGGAACTTACGCTCCCTGCTGGGGAGTCCTGCAGCCCAACTATCCCGGGGCCCCCACCCCTTTGCAGGGGCCACCCCAGCCTCCTCCTTCTCGCCCTGAGAGCAAACGGGGCGgtgggggagcaggtggggaatgagatgggggggggtgtgccgaggggaggaagggctggaggACCCAGGCCACGTTCCCGCACGCAGCCGGGCTCTGAGCCGGCCCCTTCCACGTGCTGTCCTGGGGAAGGGTCACCAGCCACGCGTGGCTGCAGCCCACTGACACGGGCGTGACTGATGGGACATGTGCGTGGGGGCGGGTgagctgctcctcctcctctgggtCCCGCTGGGGCCGCCCCCTCGAGGCGATGGGCACAGCACAGAGCCCCCGTGGCCGCCTGCCTGCTCCTGCCGCCCTCCAGCTCCCTGCTCTCCTGGCTCCTGGGCGCCCAGTGCTGGGCTGGGCCTCCTCACAGCCTGGCTGACCACTGGGGACActccccctggccccccgcccACCAGCTTAGCCGTGGTGAAGCTGGGAAGAAGTGACATCAGTGCTCTAGGCTACCTGCAGGCCCTCAGGGCTCACACGGGGCAGACCAGTCTGGCTGTGGGGTCCTGCCTGAGGGTCCTGACCAGGGAGGAGGCCAGGGAGCGGGTGAGAGTACTCGCTTTGGACACTCCGGGGTTCAGAGGCGGCGGATGCAtggcggggcgtgggggtgggtcCCCCGCCCTCCCAAGACTCGGGGGCTTCTGGCACAGCGGGGTCTGGGGCTGACCAGGGAACTTCTGTCAGCCGAGGGTCCACGATAGCAGCTGCAGGGCCAGCCTTGGGGGTCCCCGTAAGGGGGTCCTGTGACTTCAACCGTCCTTCCCATCCCCCGCCCTGCGCCCCACCCCCTAAGGAAGCCAGCGGGGGTACAGGGTCCGAGGAGAGAGGACAGTCACGAGAGGGGACTTACGGTGGTTTGGGGACTCGTTTGGGCTTCTCTTACCTGTCAAGGGAAATAAAGGGAGAGTCAGTGACACAGGTGCAGGGAGGACCAGTGGGCAGTGGTGATGGTGAGGCGGGcagcggggctgggctgggcggggcccccACGCAACCCCCCTCGACTCACTGTGTGCGCACAGCCCGTCTGTGCAGTTCTTGGAGTCGAGCAGAGTCCCGATGCAGTCCCGGCCCCCGTTCTGGGGAGGTGGCGCCATGCACTCGCGGCTGCGCCAGTGGGCACACTCTGTGCTGCAGGCCGACCACTTGCTCCACTCCGTCCAGGCGCCGTCCACTGCAGGGCACGGCACGGCTTGTGGGGCAAGTCCC
This region includes:
- the UNC5B gene encoding netrin receptor UNC5B, which translates into the protein MRAPGGAPRALLLAMLLCWDPTPSRAGPDAGGVVLPDSFPSAPAEPLPHFLLEPQDAYIVKNKPVELRCRAFPATQIYFKCNGEWVSQNDHVTQEGLDEATGLRVREVQIEVSRQQVEELFGLEDYWCQCVAWSSAGTTKSRRAYVRIAYLRKNFDQEPLGKEVPLDHEVLLQCRPPEGVPVAEVEWLKNEDVIDPTLDPNFLLTIDHNLIIRQARLSDTANYTCVAKNIVAKRRSTTATVVVYVNGGWSSWAEWSPCSNRCGRGWQKRTRTCTNPAPLNGGAFCEGQAFQKTACTTVCPVDGAWTEWSKWSACSTECAHWRSRECMAPPPQNGGRDCIGTLLDSKNCTDGLCAHSKRSPNESPNHPLEAPGDVALYAGLVVSVLVAVAVLVVVAVVLYRRNCRDFDSDITDSSAALTGGFHPVNFKTVRPNHPQLLHPSVPPDLTVGAGIYHGPVYALQDSADKIPMTNSPLLDPLPSLKIKVYSSGTTGSVPSLPDGADLLGVLPPGTYPEDFPRDPNFLRGTSLGSQQLPGLHREPGTSVSGTFGCLGGRLSIPGTGVSLLVPNGAIPQGKFYEMYLIINKAESTLPLSEGTQTVLSPAVTCGPTGLLLCRPVVLTVPHCAEASAGDWIFQLKTQAHQGHWEEVVTLDEETLSTPCYCQLEARACHVLLDQLGTYVLTGESYSRSAIKRLQLAIFAPALCTSLEYSLRVYCLEDTPLALKEVLELERSLGGFLVEEPKPLLFKDTYHNLRLSLHDLPHAHWRSKLLAKYQEIPFGHVWSGSQKALHCTFTLERHSLAATEFSCKICVRQVEGEGQIFQLHTTLAGTPAGSLDALCSAPSSAVTTQLGPYAFKIPLSIRQKICNSLDAPSARGNDWRLLAQKLSMDRYLNYFATKASPTGVILDLWEAQQQDDGDLNSLASALEEMGKSEMLVAMTTDGDC